From the genome of Neodiprion pinetum isolate iyNeoPine1 chromosome 3, iyNeoPine1.2, whole genome shotgun sequence, one region includes:
- the RnrL gene encoding ribonucleoside-diphosphate reductase large subunit isoform X2 — translation MDFVDPPTVTRWVIHSGLYSGVTTVELDNLAAETAATMTTKHADYAILAARIAVSNLHKETKKQFSDVMHDLHHMINPYTKLHTPMVSEHYYKIIKKHADRLNSAIIYDRDFSYNYFGFKTLERSYLLKINGKVAERPQHLLMRVAVGIHGEDIDRAIETYNLLSEKYFTHASPTLYSAATPRPQMSSCFLLTMKEDSIEGIYDTLKQCALISKSAGGVGLNIHCIRAKGTYIAGTNGESSGLVPMLRVYNNTARYVDQGGNKRPGAFAVYLEPWHPDVFEFLDLKKSTGKEEMRAREMFYALWIPDLFMKRVLEKQVWSLMCPHECPGLADVWGDEFEALYTQYEKAGRYKRQVAARDLWLAIMNSQVETGTPYMLYKDHCNRKSNQQNVGTIKCSNLCTEIIEYSSPEEVAVCNLASIAVNMFVTPEKTYDFKKLKEVTKIVAYNLNKIIDINYYPIPEAEKSNMRHRPIGIGIQGLADAFLLMRYPFESDEAQKLNIGIFETLYYGALEASCEIAEKEGPYPTYEGSPVSKGILQYDMWNVTPTDLWDWAALKAKIAQHGVRNSLLIAPMPTASTAQILGNNESIEAYTSNVYTRRVLSGEFQIVNPHLLTDLTAKDLWDENMKNEIIANNGSVQNIDRIPADLKALYKTVWEISQKTVLKMAVDRAAFIDQSQSLNIHMATPTDEKLTSMHFYAWKNGLKTGMYYLRIKPAANALQFTVDKSKLKDAFSTSNSNYTPTKAQNSLECNSPEHSEWLKKMRLKQLEEERERELDEALLCSRENGDQCMACGS, via the exons ATGGACTTTGTCGATCCG CCTACAGTTACCCGATGGGTCATTCATTCTGGCCTTTATTCTGGCGTGACCACGGTTGAGCTGGATAATCTGGCTGCGGAAACCGCTGCTACAATGACAACAAAGCATGCAGATTACGCTATACTGGCTGCCCGGATTGCAGTCTCCAATCTCCataaggaaacaaaaaaacagtTCAGTG atgTGATGCATGATTTGCATCATATGATAAATCCATATACCAAGTTACACACGCCAATGGTTAGCGAGCATTATTataagataataaaaaaacatgcgGACAGATTGAACTCTGCGATTATTTATGACAGAGATTTTAGTTATAATTACTTTGGCTTCAAAACACTCGAAAGAAGTTATTTGCTGAAAATTAATGGCAAAGTCGCAGAGAGACCACAACATTTGTTGATGCGTGTTGCTGTGGGTATTCATGGAGAAGATATTGATAGAGCAATTGAAACCTACAATCTattgtcagaaaaatattttacccaTGCTTCTCCCACTCTTTACTCAGCAGCTACTCCCAGGCCACAAATGTCGAG CTGTTTTCTTTTGACAATGAAGGAGGATAGTATTGAAGGAATTTATGATACTTTGAAACAATGCGCACTGATAAGTAAGTCTGCGGGAGGTGTTGGATTAAATATACATTGTATCAGAGCCAAAGGTACTTACATAGCAGGAACTAATGGAGAATCTAGCGGACTTGTTCCTATGTTGcgcgtatataataatacagcAAGGTACGTTGACCAAGGAGGCAATAAGAGGCCAGGTGCCTTTGCAGTTTACTTAGAACCATGGCACCCGGATGTTTTTGAGTTtttggatttgaaaaaaagtactG GCAAAGAGGAGATGCGAGCTAGAGAAATGTTTTACGCCCTTTGGATTCCTGATTTGTTTATGAAACGTGTTTTGGAAAAACAAGTTTGGAGCCTCATGTGTCCTCACGAATGTCCTGGATTGGCGGATGTTTGGGGTGATGAATTTGAAGCTTTGTACACACA ATATGAAAAAGCGGGCCGATACAAACGACAAGTAGCAGCCCGGGATCTGTGGTTAGCTATCATGAACTCTCAGGTTGAAACTGGCACACCATACATGCTGTACAAAGATCACTGCAATCGCAAATCAAATCAACAGAACGTGGGCACAATCAAATGCAGTAATCTTTGCACTGAAATTATAGAATATTCAAGCCCTGAAGAAGTTGCTGTTTGTAATCTAGCATCGATTGCTGTTAACATGTTTGTTACCCCGGAAAAGACAtacgattttaaaaaactCAAGGAAGTTACCAAAATCGTAGCCTACAACCTgaacaaaattattgataTCAACTACTATCCGATTCCTGAAGCTGAAAAATCTAATATGAGACATAGACCAATTG GCATTGGTATTCAGGGACTAGCAGATGCTTTCCTATTAATGCGATATCCTTTCGAAAGTGATGAAGCCCAGAAACTTAACATTGGAATCTTTGAAACATTGTACTATGGAGCATTGGAAGCCAGCTGCGaaattgcagaaaaagaaGGACCTTATCCAACTTATGAAGGTTCTCCAGTCAGCAAAGGG ATTTTGCAGTATGACATGTGGAATGTCACACCAACAGATCTTTGGGACTGGGCAGCTCTGAAAGCTAAGATAGCTCAACACGGCGTACGGAATTCGCTACTCATAGCCCCAATGCCGACTGCATCCACAGCACAAATTCTCGGGAACAATGAATCAATCGAAGCTTATACCAGCAACGTTTATACACGCCGAGTCTTATCTGGAGAATTTCAAATAGTCAATCCCCATTTACTAACAGATCTTACTGCTAAAGATCTATGGgatgaaaatatgaagaacGAGATTATTGCCAATAATGGTTCTGTTCAA AATATCGATCGCATTCCTGCAGATTTGAAAGCATTGTACAAAACAGTATGGGAAATTTCCCAGAAGACTGTTCTAAAGATGGCTGTCGATCGTGCAGCATTTATTGATCAATCACAATCGTTGAATATTCATATGGCAACACCAACGGACGAAAAGCTTACATCCATGCATTTTTATGCCTGGAAAAAT GGTTTGAAGACGGGAATGTACTACCTACGTATAAAGCCTGCTGCTAATGCTTTACAGTTTACTGTAGACAAGTCAAAACTGAAGGATGCATTCTCTACTTCAAATAGTAATTACACTCCAACAAAAGCACAAAATTCGTTGGAGTGCAATTCACCAGAACATAGTGAATGGTTGAAGAAAATGCGGCTAAAGCAGCTTGAAGAAGAACGCGAAAGAGAACTCGATGAAGCGCTACTTTGTTCGCGAGAAAATGGTGATCAGTGTATGGCGTGTGGTTcctag
- the RnrL gene encoding ribonucleoside-diphosphate reductase large subunit isoform X1: protein MSGKLYVIKRDGRRENVHFDKITSRIQKLCYGLNMDFVDPPTVTRWVIHSGLYSGVTTVELDNLAAETAATMTTKHADYAILAARIAVSNLHKETKKQFSDVMHDLHHMINPYTKLHTPMVSEHYYKIIKKHADRLNSAIIYDRDFSYNYFGFKTLERSYLLKINGKVAERPQHLLMRVAVGIHGEDIDRAIETYNLLSEKYFTHASPTLYSAATPRPQMSSCFLLTMKEDSIEGIYDTLKQCALISKSAGGVGLNIHCIRAKGTYIAGTNGESSGLVPMLRVYNNTARYVDQGGNKRPGAFAVYLEPWHPDVFEFLDLKKSTGKEEMRAREMFYALWIPDLFMKRVLEKQVWSLMCPHECPGLADVWGDEFEALYTQYEKAGRYKRQVAARDLWLAIMNSQVETGTPYMLYKDHCNRKSNQQNVGTIKCSNLCTEIIEYSSPEEVAVCNLASIAVNMFVTPEKTYDFKKLKEVTKIVAYNLNKIIDINYYPIPEAEKSNMRHRPIGIGIQGLADAFLLMRYPFESDEAQKLNIGIFETLYYGALEASCEIAEKEGPYPTYEGSPVSKGILQYDMWNVTPTDLWDWAALKAKIAQHGVRNSLLIAPMPTASTAQILGNNESIEAYTSNVYTRRVLSGEFQIVNPHLLTDLTAKDLWDENMKNEIIANNGSVQNIDRIPADLKALYKTVWEISQKTVLKMAVDRAAFIDQSQSLNIHMATPTDEKLTSMHFYAWKNGLKTGMYYLRIKPAANALQFTVDKSKLKDAFSTSNSNYTPTKAQNSLECNSPEHSEWLKKMRLKQLEEERERELDEALLCSRENGDQCMACGS from the exons ATGTCAGGGAAGTTGTACGTAATAAAACGAG ATGGGCGCAGGGAAAATGTTCATTTTGACAAGATAACCTCgagaatacaaaaattatgcTACGGTTTGAATATGGACTTTGTCGATCCG CCTACAGTTACCCGATGGGTCATTCATTCTGGCCTTTATTCTGGCGTGACCACGGTTGAGCTGGATAATCTGGCTGCGGAAACCGCTGCTACAATGACAACAAAGCATGCAGATTACGCTATACTGGCTGCCCGGATTGCAGTCTCCAATCTCCataaggaaacaaaaaaacagtTCAGTG atgTGATGCATGATTTGCATCATATGATAAATCCATATACCAAGTTACACACGCCAATGGTTAGCGAGCATTATTataagataataaaaaaacatgcgGACAGATTGAACTCTGCGATTATTTATGACAGAGATTTTAGTTATAATTACTTTGGCTTCAAAACACTCGAAAGAAGTTATTTGCTGAAAATTAATGGCAAAGTCGCAGAGAGACCACAACATTTGTTGATGCGTGTTGCTGTGGGTATTCATGGAGAAGATATTGATAGAGCAATTGAAACCTACAATCTattgtcagaaaaatattttacccaTGCTTCTCCCACTCTTTACTCAGCAGCTACTCCCAGGCCACAAATGTCGAG CTGTTTTCTTTTGACAATGAAGGAGGATAGTATTGAAGGAATTTATGATACTTTGAAACAATGCGCACTGATAAGTAAGTCTGCGGGAGGTGTTGGATTAAATATACATTGTATCAGAGCCAAAGGTACTTACATAGCAGGAACTAATGGAGAATCTAGCGGACTTGTTCCTATGTTGcgcgtatataataatacagcAAGGTACGTTGACCAAGGAGGCAATAAGAGGCCAGGTGCCTTTGCAGTTTACTTAGAACCATGGCACCCGGATGTTTTTGAGTTtttggatttgaaaaaaagtactG GCAAAGAGGAGATGCGAGCTAGAGAAATGTTTTACGCCCTTTGGATTCCTGATTTGTTTATGAAACGTGTTTTGGAAAAACAAGTTTGGAGCCTCATGTGTCCTCACGAATGTCCTGGATTGGCGGATGTTTGGGGTGATGAATTTGAAGCTTTGTACACACA ATATGAAAAAGCGGGCCGATACAAACGACAAGTAGCAGCCCGGGATCTGTGGTTAGCTATCATGAACTCTCAGGTTGAAACTGGCACACCATACATGCTGTACAAAGATCACTGCAATCGCAAATCAAATCAACAGAACGTGGGCACAATCAAATGCAGTAATCTTTGCACTGAAATTATAGAATATTCAAGCCCTGAAGAAGTTGCTGTTTGTAATCTAGCATCGATTGCTGTTAACATGTTTGTTACCCCGGAAAAGACAtacgattttaaaaaactCAAGGAAGTTACCAAAATCGTAGCCTACAACCTgaacaaaattattgataTCAACTACTATCCGATTCCTGAAGCTGAAAAATCTAATATGAGACATAGACCAATTG GCATTGGTATTCAGGGACTAGCAGATGCTTTCCTATTAATGCGATATCCTTTCGAAAGTGATGAAGCCCAGAAACTTAACATTGGAATCTTTGAAACATTGTACTATGGAGCATTGGAAGCCAGCTGCGaaattgcagaaaaagaaGGACCTTATCCAACTTATGAAGGTTCTCCAGTCAGCAAAGGG ATTTTGCAGTATGACATGTGGAATGTCACACCAACAGATCTTTGGGACTGGGCAGCTCTGAAAGCTAAGATAGCTCAACACGGCGTACGGAATTCGCTACTCATAGCCCCAATGCCGACTGCATCCACAGCACAAATTCTCGGGAACAATGAATCAATCGAAGCTTATACCAGCAACGTTTATACACGCCGAGTCTTATCTGGAGAATTTCAAATAGTCAATCCCCATTTACTAACAGATCTTACTGCTAAAGATCTATGGgatgaaaatatgaagaacGAGATTATTGCCAATAATGGTTCTGTTCAA AATATCGATCGCATTCCTGCAGATTTGAAAGCATTGTACAAAACAGTATGGGAAATTTCCCAGAAGACTGTTCTAAAGATGGCTGTCGATCGTGCAGCATTTATTGATCAATCACAATCGTTGAATATTCATATGGCAACACCAACGGACGAAAAGCTTACATCCATGCATTTTTATGCCTGGAAAAAT GGTTTGAAGACGGGAATGTACTACCTACGTATAAAGCCTGCTGCTAATGCTTTACAGTTTACTGTAGACAAGTCAAAACTGAAGGATGCATTCTCTACTTCAAATAGTAATTACACTCCAACAAAAGCACAAAATTCGTTGGAGTGCAATTCACCAGAACATAGTGAATGGTTGAAGAAAATGCGGCTAAAGCAGCTTGAAGAAGAACGCGAAAGAGAACTCGATGAAGCGCTACTTTGTTCGCGAGAAAATGGTGATCAGTGTATGGCGTGTGGTTcctag